A single Fusarium oxysporum Fo47 chromosome IV, complete sequence DNA region contains:
- a CDS encoding NAD binding domain of 6-phosphogluconate dehydrogenase-domain-containing protein yields MRPSTRLGSLMLRRGFASSARRLDNYGFIGLGQMGYQMAKNLQSKLKPSDKVSIFDINPESMKGLETEMKAASTGAQVELAASAFDASKDADTIITVLPEPQHVKGVYESVITSSLPKKDRVFIDCSTIDPSTSRQVAKTVSSAGQGTFVDAPMSGGVVGATAGTLTFMLGASPDLIPRLEPVLLLMGKKVLHCGDQGAGLSAKLANNYLLALNNIATAEAMNLGMQWGLDPKKLAGVINVSTGRCWPSEVNNPVAGVVETAPANRDYRGGFGISLMKKDLRLAMVAAEEAGARMELAKTAFAVYEAAEKEEKCKGRDFSVVYRYLGGKEEQS; encoded by the exons ATGAGACCTTCAACGCGGCTTGGAAGCTTGATGCTTCGTCGCGGTTTCGCCAGTTCGGCACGACGACTAGACAATTACGGCTTCATCGGTCTAGGACAAATG GGTTATCAAATGGCAAAGAACCTCCAGTCAAAGTTGAAACCGTCAGACAAGGTGTCCATCTTTGATATCAACCCTGAATCTATGAAGGGTCTAGAAACAGAGATGAAGGCTGCTTCGACGGGAGCTCAAGTTGAATTGGCAGCCAGCGCATTCGACGCCTCCAAAGATGCT GACACAATCATCACTGTACTCCCAGAGCCTCAGCACGTCAAAGGTGTATACGAATCCGTCATCACATCATCTCTCCCCAAAAAGGACCGTGTGTTTATCGATTGTTCAACCATTGACCCTTCAACATCCCGCCAGGTCGCCAAGACTGTGTCTTCTGCTGGGCAAGGCACATTCGTTGATGCGCCCATGTCTGGAGGTGTTGTAGGCGCCACTGCTGGAACATTGACCTTTATGCTCGGTGCTTCACCTGATCTCATTCCTCGTCTCGAGCctgtccttctcctcatgGGAAAGAAAGTGCTTCATTGCGGTGACCAAGGCGCAGGTCTATCCGCCAAGTTGGCCAACAACTACCTCCTGGCTCTGAACAACATCGCTACCGCAGAAGCCATGAACTTGGGCATGCAATGGGGTCTGGATCCTAAGAAACTGGCTGGTGTTATCAATGTCAGCACAGGACGATGCTGGCCCAGTGAGGTCAACAACCCCGTTGCCGGTGTTGTTGAGACAGCGCCAGCCAACAGAGATTACAGAGGAGGATTTGGTATAtctctgatgaagaaggatctGAGACTGGCTATGGTcgctgctgaggaggctgGTGCGAGAATGGAGTTGGCAAAGACGGCGTTTGCAGTTTATGAAGCTGCtgaaaaggaggagaagtGCAAGGGACGGGACTTTTCTGTTGTGTACCGATATTTGGGCGGTAAGGAGGAGCAGTCATAA
- a CDS encoding RTA1 like protein-domain-containing protein — protein MYELYARRPASFDDCTDITALCPVSATVLGYVPNKGSSYFFTICFAILFLSSVGLGVWKKTWTYAATLGAGLLLETIGYIGRIQMDPNPWKSSAFQTQICCIIIAPTFICAAIYLTLKHVALALNPDLSRIHPRWYPRIFLPADLSCLIIQAIGGGVAAAAKRNQPELARNGNRTIIAGVVLQVIVLLAFGAMGTDYYLRVKKYLHSSEAAPESLRVWQDKKFRMFGFAVSGAYFAILTRCIYRIAEMAGGWGNHIMQDEPSFLVLDSSLVLITGFLLTAFHPGIFFPQMAVTMQRTKKTEAETPAESSSEERKVENSQTA, from the exons ATGTACGAATTATACGCTCGTCGACCAGCGAGTTTCGACGACTGCACCGATATCACCGCCCTCTGTCCCGTCAGCGCAACTGTCCTCGGTTATGTTCCCAACAAAGGATCCAGTTACTTCTTTACAATCTGTTTTGCGATTCTATTCCTGTCCTCTGTAGGGCTGGGTGTCTGGAAGAAGACATGGACCTATGCTGCGACTCTTGGAGCAGGCTTACTGCTCGAGACTATTG GATATATCGGCCGTATTCAGATGGACCCTAACCCATGGAAGTCATCAGCCTTCCAGACCCAAATCTGctgcatcatcatcgccccAACCTTCATCTGCGCCGCCATCTACCTCACCCTCAAGCACGTCGCCCTCGCACTCAACCCAGACCTCTCACGAATTCATCCTCGATGGTATCCACGCATCTTCCTCCCCGCCGACCTCTCGTGTCTCATCATCCAAGCCATCGGCGGCGGTgtcgcagcagcagcaaagcGCAACCAGCCCGAGCTCGCTAGGAACGGCAACAGGACCATCATCGCCGGTGTCGTCCTCCAAGTCATCGTGCTCCTCGCCTTTGGAGCCATGGGCACTGATTACTACTTGCGTGTGAAGAAGTACCTCCATAGTTCAGAGGCTGCCCCTGAGTCGCTGCGTGTCTGGCAGGATAAGAAGTTCCGTATGTTTGGCTTTGCTGTTTCGGGCGCCTATTTTGCCATTCTCACTCGTTGCATTTACCG AATTGCCGAAATGGCTGGTGGTTGGGGTAACCATATCATGCAGGATGAGCCTagcttcctcgtcctcgatAGCTCCCTTGTTCTCATCACTGGCTTCCTACTGACGGCCTTCCATCCTGGAATTTTCTTCCCTCAGATGGCTGTCACTATGCAGCGCACTAAGAAGACTGAGGCCGAGACACCTGCCGAATCTTCCAGCGAGGAACGAAAAGTTGAAAACTCTCAGACTGCTTAG
- a CDS encoding adaptin N terminal region-domain-containing protein, whose translation MESIARISSLMETARELTLDAAQATRGARTSSRPLDRNQMRKLLDSRNEREVLEGLRRVMAMMYRNHKTLPFFSSVVKNVASPNIEIKKLVYIYLIHHAEQEPDLALLSINTIQKSLSDQNPQVRALALKTMSGIRVPVISQIVSLAIKKGVADMSPYVRKAAALAIPKCHRLDPSQAPQLIDYLSTLLGDKQYYVAGAAVSAFLEICPDRIDLIHKHYRTLIKQVVDMDEWSQLATLRLMMYYARKCFPRRTESPDESTENSQDQQVDDFYGESRQGSRSQGSLVLDPDLALLLNGIRPLLQSRNAGVVVAVTRCYVDIGTPDYVKQAIGPLIALLRGAQDIQETALFNIVSVCLLRPTDFVKYASHFLVRATDTAPVWELKLEILTIIFPHSPPHVKSLILKELEHFSQGTNKALVREAVRAIGRCAQTDTSAAPRCLKLLLGQITSLDGTLAAESLTVIRHLIQQDVQGHVGTVVRLAKNLDSATDPQARATIIWLVGEFSGLNGEDNIAPDVLRILLKEFSNESPVAKQQILLLAAKVYLHHLNRKSEAEKERDAEEDPPMDTDTHPIVRLWEYVLLLVRYDTSFDLRDRARMYRSLLAVPQLATLMLLAEKPAPHAPSPSESRKGFLLGSSTLVLAGGGGIHGLRGYEPLPDWVEEGKQPDRRLREPEGSQSSRYDVERSTLPASERLDEAAKTAMPSKSNGTGAGTGEAVGAKTLDDWLAEEEQESEETEEETEEESSEEEEEDEEEDDDEEEETDSDDDGEADRLVKS comes from the exons ATGGAGTCAATAGCGAGGATCTCGAGTCTCATGGAGACCG CGAGGGAGCTCACCCTCGATGCTGCCCAGGCGACGCGCGGTGCGCGCACGAGCTCAAGACCTTTGGATCGAAACCAGATGAGGAAGTTACTGGATAGCAGGAACGAGCGCGAGGTTCTCGAGGGTCTACGGCGTGTTATGGCG ATGATGTACCGAAACCACAAGACACTAccgttcttctcttctgtcGTCAAGAATGTCGCCTCACCGAAtattgagatcaagaagcttgtcTACATATACCTCATCCACCATGCCGAACAGGAGCCCGATCTCGCACTCCTCTCCATCAACACTATTCAGAAATCCTTATCCGATCAGAACCCCCAAGTCCGAGCTCTCGCCCTCAAGACCATGTCCGGAATTCGAGTCCCCGTCATCAGCCAGATTGTATCTCTCGCTATCAAGAAGGGCGTCGCCGACATGAGCCCCTACGTGCGGAAAGCAGCTGCCCTTGCGATTCCGAAATGCCATCGATTAGACCCGAGTCAAGCGCCGCAGTTGATCGACTACTTATCGACTTTGCTGGGTGATAAGCAATACTATGTTGCTGGAGCTGCCGTGTCAGCTTTCCTCGAGATTTGCCCCGACCGAATAGACCTTATTCATAAGCATTATCGCACGCTGATCAAACAAGTGGTAGATATGGACGAATGGAGTCAACTGGCTACACTACGACTGATGATGTATTATGCGCGAAAGTGTTTCCCTCGAAGGACAGAGTCGCCAGACGAATCTACCGAAAATTCCCAGGATCAGCAAGTGGACGACTTCTACGGCGAATCGCGACAAGGTAGTCGAAGTCAGGGGTCTTTAGTGCTTGACCCGGATCTGGCATTGCTGCTAAATGGCATCAGACCTTTACTGCAGAGTAGGAatgctggtgttgttgtcgCTGTCACTCGGTGCTATGTCGACATCGGAACACCCGATTATGTAAAGCAGGCTATTGGCCCCTTGATCGCCTTGCTTCGTGGAGCTCAGGATATTCAGGAGACTGCTCTGTTCAATATCGTCTCCGTATGTCTTCTTCGGCCAACTGATTTCGTCAAATATGCGAGCCATTTCCTGGTTCGAGCCACCGATACTGCCCCTGTATgggagttgaagttggaAATCCTGACAATTATCTTCCCTCACAGCCCACCACATGTTAAAAGCCTTATTCTGAAGGAGCTCGAGCACTTCTCGCAAGGAACAAACAAAGCATTGGTTCGAGAGGCGGTGCGTGCTATTGGACGCTGCGCCCAGACTGATACCTCTGCAGCTCCTCGATGCTTGAAGTTGCTCCTGGGTCAAATTACTAGCTTGGATGGTACCCTTGCTGCCGAGTCACTGACAGTCATTCGTCACCTGATACAACAGGACGTCCAGGGACATGTTGGGACGGTCGTTCGTCTAGCGAAGAATCTCGACTCTGCAACTGACCCCCAGGCTCGTGCTACAATCATCTGGCTCGTGGGCGAATTCTCGGGTCTGAATGGAGAGGACAACATTGCGCCAGATGTTCTTCGCATCTTGCTCAAGGAGTTTTCTAATGAATCGCCAGTTGCTAAGCAACAGATTCTGCTCTTGGCGGCCAAGGTTTacctccaccacctcaaCCGCAAGAGTGAAGCTGAAAAGGAGAGGGACGCTGAGGAGGATCCGCCCATGGATACAGATACTCATCCTATTGTGAGGTTATGGGAATACGTCCTGCTACTTGTGAGATATGATACATCTTTCGATCTCCGTGATCGCGCGAGAATGTATCGATCACTTCTTGCAGTTCCCCAGCTGGCGACGTTGATGCTCCTTGCTGAGAAGCCCGCACCACATGCCCCGAGCCCATCAGAATCTCGAAAGGGATTCCTCCTGGGTTCTTCCACATTGGTGCTTGCAGGTGGCGGTGGTATTCATGGTCTTCGGGGCTACGAACCCTTACCCGACTGGGTTGAGGAAGGAAAGCAGCCTGATCGCCGACTTCGAGAACCTGAAGGCAGTCAAAGTTCTAGGTATGACGTTGAAAGAAGTACGCTACCTGCCAGTGAGAGACTTGACGAGGCGGCCAAGACAGCCATGCCTAGCAAGTCAAATGGCACAGGGGCAGGCACGGGCGAAGCAGTGGGTGCTAAGACTTTGGATGACTGgcttgcagaagaagagcaagaaagcGAGGAGACTGAGGAAGAGACAGAAGAGGAATCATcggaggaagaagaagaggatgaggaagaggatgatgacgaggaagaagagacggacagcgatgacgatggagaAGCCGATAGACTGGTTAAATCCTAA
- a CDS encoding Nuf2 family-domain-containing protein, with protein MAYNPRMSIIPTSQQQSRTRKKEEEADAFMRLPDREIVGCITDIGINFTVADLQKPNAAHVQQIFEWFAELLLNATRETVEPAMRAAAEDIVGEYSDVIPPDTRNLMGFYVSLRRLLFECGITDFSFNDLYKPTYDRLVKIFSYLINFVRFRESQTAVIDQYYNKAESTKTRIETLYAENQENEGRLEDMKHNRKAMEAQVREKTMRNEELKKRLLELRRNQERVAARLEEAKQKKGELTAVLEQKTHEKVTLKQESTKLRPYVLQSASDLQENLAELREILNNDKSHIDALDRRARALQTSTDSFSVVSTDVASCIKILDEIAAELAKEEEELARNAKQRDALSERGNNAREVERTETMLKRQLNKWTERTEKLREQSNQKAREAKEKMHELRAVHKQLTEEQTEKGKEMEVRRVRIEQTEKKMLDLKENIENEVHSAHEEYRKMEAHIKLYIAEMEQAIA; from the exons ATGGCGTACAATCCGCGAATGAGCATCATTCCAACCTCGCAGCAACAATCGCGGACTCGAaaaaaggaggaagaggcagaTGCTTTTATGCGTCTCCCTGACCGCGAAATCGTTGGCTGCATCACCGACATCGGCATCAACTTCACCGTCGCAGATCTTCAAAAGCCAAATGCAGCACATGTTCAGCAAATCTTTGAGTGGTTCGCCGAACTCCTTCTCAATGCGACGCGTGAGACTGTTGAGCCGGCCATGCGAGCTGCCGCCGAGGATATTGTGGGAGAATACTCGGATGTCATCCCTCCGGACACTCGCAACCTCATGGGCTTTTATGTGTCGCTGCGCAGGCTGTTGTTTGAGTGCGGCATCACCGATTTCAGCTTCAACGACTTGTATAAGCCGACATATGATCGCCTCGTGAAGATTTTCAGTTACCTAATCAATTTTGTTCGATTCCGCGAGTCACAAACGGCTGTTATCGACCAGTACTATAACAAGGCAGAGTCGACAAAGACACGCATTGAGACGCTCTATGCCGAGAACCAGGAGAATGAGGGTCGTCTGGAAGATATGAAACACAACCGCAAAGCCATGGAGGCGCAAGTCCGAGAAAAGACAATGAGGAacgaggagctcaagaagagacTGCTAGAGCTTCGACGGAACCAGGAAAGGGTTGCTGCACGGCTGGAAGAGgccaagcagaagaagggcgAGCTCACTGCAGTGTTGGAACAAAAGACCCACGAAAAGGTTACCTTGAAACAGGAAAGCACAAAGCTGCGACCTTATGTGCTCCAGAGCGCCTCAGATCTTCAGGAGAACTTGGCCGAGCTGCGTGAAATTCTCAACAACGATAAATCACACATCGACGCATTGGACCGAAGAGCACGAGCCCTGCAGACCTCAACGGATTCATTCTCAGTCGTCTCAACAGATGTTGCATCATGCATAAAGATCCTCGACGAGATCGCTGCAGAGCTggccaaggaagaggaagaactAGCACGTAATGCAAAGCAGCGTGATGCCCTCTCAGAGCGCGGTAACAACGCGCGTGAAGTCGAGCGCACCGAGACTATGCTGAAACGTCAGTTGAACAAGTGGACAGAGAGGACAGAGAAACTCCGCGAGCAGAGCAACCAGAAGGCGAGGGaggcgaaggagaagatgcatGAGCTCCGGGCAGTGCACAAGCAGCTCACTGAGGAACAGActgagaagggcaaggagatggaggttCGACGTGTCAGAATCGAGCAGACTGAGAAAAAG ATGCTTGACTTGAAGGAGAATATTGAGAATGAGGTTCATAGTGCGCATGAAGAGTACCGCAAGATGGAGGCACACATCAAGCTGTACATTGCTGAGATGGAGCAGGCTATTGCTTAA